The genomic interval AGGCAAGCGCAACGTTGGCATCCTGGTGATCGACGACCCTCCCCCCGAGTCGCTTGCGACGTTGCGGCGCCACGCTCGCATCTGCACCGCGGCACTGCTGCTCCTGCACGACGCCATGGTCGATCAGCGCGAGCTCGAGGGCTATCGCGCCCTGAGCCATCTGCTCGACGTGGGCGCGCCCAAGGATCGACGAAGCCTCGCACGGGCCCTCGGGCGCTCGATGGCCAGCGTCACGCGCGCGCGAACCTGCCTCGTGCTGGCGCGCGCCGACGCCACCCAGCCCCTGGTGGTCATCGGATCGCGCGGCTACAACACGCGCCGGACGCAGAACCTGGTGATGTGGCCCGAAGAGGAGCCCTGGGCGAGTGCCCTCATGGCACAGAGCGTGGTCGAGATCGCCCCCGAACGGCTCGACTCGACGTGGCGCGGCGCCCTGGGCGATGATACCCTCATGCTGGTGCCCGTGCGCTGGCTCGGCTGGGTGCGCAGCGCCCTCATCTTCCCCGCCGATGCCGACAAGACCGGAGGAACCCATCTGGTCGATCCCGCGCAGCTGGGCAGCGTGGGGGCGCACGCGGGCCTGCTCTGGCAGAACGCCGAGCTGCTCCGCCGCCTTCGCCGCGACGAGGAGGTGCTGCAAGGCCTGATGCAGCGGAGCATCCAGGTGCAGGAAGAGGAGCGACGGCGCATCGCCAGCGATATACACGACGGCGTGACGCAGCGCATCGTCGGCATCTGGTTCCGATTGCTGGCGCTCGAGAAGCTGCTGCCTGAACCGCCCGACGGAGACGAGGTTCGACGGGCGATGCAGACCATCAAGGAGCAGGTCGACCTGAGCATGCAGGAA from Pseudomonadota bacterium carries:
- a CDS encoding sensor histidine kinase, whose translation is MKTAEPIQISRRLTLLWGPRGRRLVEDVLSSVPASLGALALHLVVIDPRRRQALWAGSRLGRAEAAETEAPCPPTLTAGPASHMLGLAPVLGALGDLDRLHCIPLARGKRNVGILVIDDPPPESLATLRRHARICTAALLLLHDAMVDQRELEGYRALSHLLDVGAPKDRRSLARALGRSMASVTRARTCLVLARADATQPLVVIGSRGYNTRRTQNLVMWPEEEPWASALMAQSVVEIAPERLDSTWRGALGDDTLMLVPVRWLGWVRSALIFPADADKTGGTHLVDPAQLGSVGAHAGLLWQNAELLRRLRRDEEVLQGLMQRSIQVQEEERRRIASDIHDGVTQRIVGIWFRLLALEKLLPEPPDGDEVRRAMQTIKEQVDLSMQEARAAIYNLRPSTLDDLGLVPSLRSLVSEFRADTQVDVDLEVRDERRLPDHIEVGIYRIAQEGLRNVRKHARATRVRLTVQMSPDKVRLTLTDDGRGFMQKKKGAGRLKSFGLESMAERAQMMGAELFVSSTPGEGTRVRASIPVPPEAQA